The nucleotide sequence GCTGTTGAAACGGCCGGGAGTCAGCACCACGACGCTGGGGTTATCCAGCGGACTGGAGCTTTTCAGCGTATCGAGCAGCAGATTCGGATAGTGGTTGATGGGTGCGATGCGCTGGGCGGCAAACAGCTCGGGGAACAGCCGCATCATCATCTTGCGGTCTTCGAGCATGTAACTGACGCCGCTCGGGGTGCGCAGGTTGTCTTCCAGAACGTAGTAAGTGCCATCGCCATCGCGAACCAGATCGACGCCGGCGATATGCGCATAGATGTCGCCGTGCAACCCGAGCCCCTGCATGGCTGGCTGGTAGCCTTCGTTAGCCAACACCTGCTCGGCGGGAATCACTCCGGCCTTGATGATGCGCTGGTTGTGGTACAGATCGGCGAGGAACATGTTCAGCGCCTGCACGCGCTGGATGCAGCCGTGCTCGACCATGCGCCATTCGCTGGCCGGAATACTGCGCGGAATGATGTCGAAGGGAATCAGCCGCTCGGTGCCCTGGTCGTCGCCATATAGCGTGAAGGTGATCCCCGCGCGATGAAACAGCAGGTCAGCCTCTCGGCGACGCTGGGCCAGTAGCTCATCCGGCGTGTCCGCCAGCCAGCGAGCGAACTCGCGGTAATGCGGTCGGCAGTTGCCGTCGGCTTCGAACATTTCATTGAAAAAAGTGCGACTCATGCCGAACTCCTTGTCACCCGGACGACAGAGCTATCGCAAAGCCCGTGCCAGCGAATAATTCCTTTAAATACAAATACATAATGAAATAACGAAAGTTCTTCGCACCATATCCGTGCGCAAGCGTCAGCCCTGAAGAGCTTGCGCCCTATTGCACGGCAAGCGGATCTGACGTTGTAGGAGCAAATTCATTCGCGATTGGCCGATGCACTGATCGCGAATGAATTCGCTCCTACAGGCTTTGCAGCCATTTTCGGAAAAGGTATGCGTCGCGGTATGGCGTTTGGTTCGCCCGTCAGCGGGACACGCGCTGCAACCTCAGGGGCGGCTCAACTCCGCCAGTTGCAGCCAATGGCGATAGAAGCCCTCGGCGACCTGATGGAGCGTGGCGACCTTGCTGGGCAAGTCGCTGAGCATTTGCCTCACGCTCTGCTGGCTGGGTTGGCTTTCATCCAGAAGGTGGGCCCCATCGCGGAGCCAGAGACGGACCATTTCCTCGGTCACTTCCGGATGGCCCTGCAGCGCCAGCAGCTTGTCGCCCCAGGCAAACGCCTGATTGCGACACCACGGACTGGATAGCAAGCGTTCGGCGCCGACCGGCAGATCGAAGGTATCGCCATGCCACTGATAAACGCAGAACTCGTCGGCCAGATGGGCCAGCCACGGGCTGTCCGCCGTTCGCGGCGAACGGCATAGCGGGTGCCAACCGACTTCCCGGTAGGACATGCGATGCACCGGCGCATCCAGCGCCTTGGCTAATAGCTGACCACCCAGGCAGTGGCCGATCAGCGGAATATCGCGGCGGATAAAGTGGCGCAAGGCGGCAATTTCGGTCGCCAGCCACGGCAACGGATCATTGACGCTCATCGGCCCGCCCATCAGC is from Pseudomonas sp. LS44 and encodes:
- a CDS encoding type 1 glutamine amidotransferase, which gives rise to MSDILILTHADFCPPGHLASLLDEWQLDFTVLRVDLGELDGIDLDVPKAVALMGGPMSVNDPLPWLATEIAALRHFIRRDIPLIGHCLGGQLLAKALDAPVHRMSYREVGWHPLCRSPRTADSPWLAHLADEFCVYQWHGDTFDLPVGAERLLSSPWCRNQAFAWGDKLLALQGHPEVTEEMVRLWLRDGAHLLDESQPSQQSVRQMLSDLPSKVATLHQVAEGFYRHWLQLAELSRP